In Bacillus sp. KH172YL63, one genomic interval encodes:
- the smc gene encoding chromosome segregation protein SMC, producing the protein MFLKQLEVMGFKSFAERISVEFVPGVTAVVGPNGSGKSNIIDAIRWVLGEQSAKSLRGAKMEDVIFAGSDSRKALNIAEVTLVLDNEDGALPIDYSEVSVTRRVYRSGDSEYLLNKQPCRLKDIIELFMDSGLGKEAFSIISQGKVEEILNSKPEDRRTIFEEAAGVLKYKSRKKKAENKLFETQENLNRVNDILHELEGQVEPLKIQASMARDYLEKKEELEKFEVALTVYDIEDLHKQWKKLSEEFEQHGNEELALSARIQKKEASLTHSRDKIAALDESISTLQEVLLSTSEELEKLEGRKQVLVERKRNSSTNETQLKQSIEDAVQRLSDLVSEKELAERAFASVEAEVTSLKEGLTKKQNQFRHYNENIEEVIESYKSDYIEKLNQQASAKNELQYLQQQLDQQSNRSSRLEAENEKYVTQREELHARHKERAKELQEQKEQIDEHVFFYREEQKKLEQIRAQYEKQEKTLYQAYQFLQQAKSRKEMLEEMEEDYSGFFQGVKEVLKERSGQLSGIQGAVAELISVPKPYQTAMETALAASMQHIVVDTEEDGRRAIAFLKRNQFGRATFLPMNVIKGKSIPENQKNMLKGHPSFIGVAADLLDYDERFHMVISNLVGNVIITKDLKGANEIAKLVQYRYRLVTLEGDVVNPGGSMSGGTVKQKKNSLLSRKGELEEMKEKLTAMEKQTEQLQNQVKSLKEESSFREKKLEEMRVKGERLRIKEQELLSQLREIELTHQNLDERLSLYDLEKKDYSSLKEKHSSRSIELEASLKVIGEEISDLDKKINELTLQKNSERTSKDALLNEISDMKANLAAANEKLVNSREQLKRVTETIQETNKRKTSLQDDLDWLQSEMKDNFSGEEQLGKKAEECALQKAETAKLISLRRDERFSLQQGVEEEEVELKELKRQHKGLVGALRDEEVKINRLDVELENRLDHLRDEYMLSFEAAKADYPLTIEVEDARKKVKLVKLALEELGTVNLGAIDEYERVKERYEFLIEQKNDLTEAKDTLYLVINEMDAEMVKRFDETFSAIQVEFEGVFKALFGGGRAQLKLTDPSDLLHTGVDIVAQPPGKKLQNLGLMSGGERALTAIALLFSILKVRPVPFCILDEVEAALDEANVQRFSQYLKRFSDDTQFIVITHRKGTMEEAHVLYGVTMQESGVSKLVSVRLQETKELIET; encoded by the coding sequence ATGTTCCTCAAACAACTAGAAGTAATGGGGTTTAAATCTTTTGCAGAAAGAATATCCGTGGAATTCGTCCCGGGTGTCACCGCTGTGGTCGGACCGAACGGCAGCGGGAAGAGCAATATTATAGACGCAATCAGATGGGTACTGGGAGAACAGTCGGCCAAAAGCCTGCGAGGGGCAAAAATGGAAGATGTCATTTTTGCCGGGAGTGATTCCAGGAAGGCTCTGAATATAGCAGAAGTGACACTGGTATTGGATAATGAAGACGGGGCGCTTCCGATCGATTATTCGGAAGTCAGCGTCACAAGGAGGGTATACCGCTCCGGCGACAGTGAATACCTCCTCAATAAACAGCCTTGCCGCCTGAAGGACATCATTGAATTATTCATGGATTCAGGCCTCGGTAAGGAAGCGTTTTCGATTATCAGTCAGGGGAAGGTTGAGGAGATCCTCAACAGTAAACCTGAAGACCGGAGAACGATATTCGAAGAAGCTGCCGGTGTACTTAAATACAAGTCCCGAAAGAAAAAGGCAGAAAATAAGTTATTTGAAACACAGGAAAACCTGAATCGTGTAAATGATATCCTCCATGAATTGGAAGGGCAGGTCGAACCGCTGAAAATCCAGGCCTCCATGGCCAGGGATTACCTTGAAAAGAAAGAAGAACTGGAAAAGTTCGAGGTCGCATTGACTGTCTATGATATAGAAGATCTACATAAGCAGTGGAAGAAGCTCAGCGAAGAATTTGAACAGCACGGAAATGAAGAATTGGCCCTTTCTGCCCGCATTCAAAAGAAGGAAGCGTCGTTGACCCATAGCAGGGATAAAATTGCCGCACTTGATGAATCGATCTCAACCCTTCAGGAAGTGCTTCTCTCAACAAGTGAAGAATTAGAAAAACTTGAGGGACGCAAACAGGTGCTCGTGGAACGGAAACGTAATTCTTCCACCAACGAAACCCAGTTGAAACAATCAATTGAGGACGCGGTACAAAGGCTGTCCGATCTTGTTTCTGAAAAGGAGCTGGCTGAGCGGGCATTTGCGTCTGTCGAGGCGGAAGTGACGAGCCTGAAAGAAGGGCTGACGAAGAAACAGAATCAGTTCAGGCACTATAATGAAAATATTGAAGAAGTAATCGAGTCATACAAAAGTGATTATATCGAAAAACTCAATCAGCAGGCTTCGGCGAAAAATGAGCTGCAATATCTTCAACAGCAGCTGGATCAGCAATCCAACCGGAGCAGCCGCCTGGAAGCTGAAAATGAGAAATATGTGACCCAGCGGGAAGAACTACATGCCCGTCACAAAGAAAGAGCGAAAGAGCTTCAGGAACAAAAAGAGCAGATTGATGAGCATGTGTTCTTTTATCGTGAAGAACAAAAAAAGCTGGAACAAATCAGAGCCCAATATGAAAAGCAGGAAAAGACCCTTTATCAGGCATATCAATTTCTTCAACAGGCAAAATCCCGGAAAGAAATGCTTGAAGAGATGGAGGAGGACTATTCCGGCTTCTTTCAGGGGGTAAAAGAGGTCCTGAAAGAGCGTTCAGGCCAGCTGTCCGGTATCCAGGGGGCTGTAGCAGAATTGATTTCGGTTCCTAAGCCATATCAAACGGCAATGGAGACTGCGCTTGCTGCTTCGATGCAGCATATCGTGGTGGACACAGAGGAAGACGGCCGCAGAGCCATCGCTTTCTTGAAAAGAAATCAATTCGGCCGTGCCACCTTCCTGCCTATGAATGTCATTAAAGGGAAGTCGATACCTGAAAACCAAAAGAATATGCTGAAGGGGCATCCTTCCTTTATCGGCGTCGCTGCAGATCTCCTTGACTATGATGAACGATTCCACATGGTGATTTCGAACCTTGTCGGGAATGTCATCATCACAAAAGACCTGAAAGGTGCCAATGAGATCGCAAAGCTTGTTCAATACCGCTACCGCCTTGTCACTCTTGAAGGGGACGTAGTCAACCCTGGTGGATCCATGTCAGGGGGAACGGTGAAGCAGAAGAAGAATTCACTGCTGTCCAGAAAAGGTGAGCTAGAAGAAATGAAAGAAAAGCTTACTGCGATGGAAAAGCAGACCGAACAGCTCCAGAACCAGGTGAAATCGCTGAAGGAAGAGAGCAGCTTCAGGGAGAAGAAATTAGAGGAAATGAGAGTGAAGGGAGAACGCTTACGCATCAAGGAGCAGGAACTTCTCTCCCAACTCCGTGAAATTGAGTTAACCCATCAGAATCTCGATGAAAGGCTCTCTCTCTATGATTTGGAGAAAAAAGACTATTCGTCGCTGAAAGAAAAACACAGCTCAAGATCAATTGAGCTTGAAGCATCGCTTAAAGTGATCGGGGAAGAAATCTCAGATCTTGATAAGAAAATAAATGAACTCACTCTCCAGAAAAACAGTGAGCGGACGTCCAAGGATGCCCTCCTGAATGAAATCAGTGATATGAAAGCCAATCTTGCCGCTGCAAACGAGAAATTGGTGAACAGCCGGGAGCAATTAAAGCGGGTAACCGAAACGATCCAGGAAACCAACAAACGAAAAACTTCTTTGCAGGATGATTTGGACTGGCTTCAATCTGAAATGAAAGACAATTTTTCAGGGGAAGAACAATTGGGCAAAAAAGCCGAAGAATGTGCCCTGCAAAAAGCGGAAACTGCGAAATTAATTTCGCTGCGGAGAGACGAACGCTTCAGTCTCCAGCAGGGTGTCGAAGAAGAAGAGGTTGAGCTGAAAGAACTGAAGCGCCAGCACAAAGGCCTGGTCGGGGCTTTAAGGGATGAAGAAGTGAAAATCAACCGGCTGGATGTCGAGTTGGAAAATCGCCTTGATCATCTCAGGGATGAGTATATGCTTTCGTTCGAAGCGGCAAAGGCAGACTACCCGTTGACCATCGAGGTGGAGGATGCCAGGAAGAAAGTAAAGCTTGTTAAACTGGCATTAGAGGAGCTCGGCACAGTCAATCTCGGTGCGATTGATGAGTATGAACGAGTGAAGGAAAGATATGAATTCCTCATCGAGCAGAAAAACGATTTAACCGAAGCGAAAGACACGCTGTACCTTGTCATCAATGAAATGGATGCGGAGATGGTCAAGCGGTTCGATGAAACATTCTCTGCGATCCAGGTTGAATTTGAAGGTGTCTTCAAAGCACTGTTCGGCGGCGGTCGTGCCCAGCTGAAGCTGACAGACCCATCCGACCTGCTTCATACAGGGGTTGATATTGTCGCTCAGCCGCCAGGTAAGAAACTGCAGAACCTGGGACTGATGTCCGGAGGAGAGAGAGCATTGACGGCGATAGCCCTCCTGTTTTCAATTTTGAAAGTCCGTCCGGTTCCTTTCTGTATCCTCGATGAAGTCGAGGCAGCCCTCGATGAAGCGAACGTGCAGAGGTTCAGTCAATACCTGAAGAGATTCAGTGACGACACCCAGTTTATCGTCATCACCCAT
- the rnc gene encoding ribonuclease III, translating to MRKQSRNNGLSKHKQDAKFKAFQNQMGIQFKDERLLKQAFTHSSYVNEHRRKPYEDNERLEFLGDAVLELTVSQFLFKKYPMMSEGELTKLRAAIVCEPSLVTFSVELNFGELILLGKGEEMTGGRERPALLADVFEAFIGAVYLDQGLDIVISILEKVVYPKINVGAFSHVMDYKSQLQELVQRGSAGMIEYSILEESGPAHNRQFISRVSLNNEELGIGKGRSKKEAEQQAAQKALEMLKQKLDAK from the coding sequence ATGCGAAAGCAAAGTCGAAATAATGGATTATCGAAACATAAACAGGACGCAAAGTTCAAAGCGTTCCAAAATCAAATGGGAATTCAATTTAAAGATGAAAGGCTGTTAAAGCAAGCCTTCACACATTCATCCTATGTGAATGAGCATCGCAGAAAGCCATATGAAGACAACGAGCGTTTGGAGTTTCTTGGTGACGCCGTGCTTGAATTGACGGTATCACAATTCCTTTTCAAGAAGTACCCGATGATGAGCGAGGGAGAACTGACGAAGCTGCGGGCAGCCATCGTGTGTGAGCCATCACTTGTGACGTTTTCCGTGGAATTGAATTTCGGGGAACTCATCCTGCTCGGCAAGGGAGAAGAAATGACAGGCGGCCGGGAGAGACCTGCCCTGCTTGCAGATGTCTTCGAGGCTTTCATAGGCGCGGTATATTTGGATCAAGGACTGGACATAGTCATCTCCATCCTTGAAAAAGTTGTGTATCCAAAAATCAATGTCGGTGCTTTTTCTCATGTGATGGATTACAAGAGTCAACTGCAGGAACTGGTCCAAAGGGGCAGTGCTGGGATGATAGAATACTCGATCCTCGAAGAGAGCGGACCGGCCCATAACCGCCAGTTCATATCACGGGTCAGCCTGAATAATGAAGAACTGGGAATTGGGAAGGGCCGTTCGAAGAAGGAAGCTGAACAACAAGCCGCACAAAAGGCGCTAGAAATGCTAAAACAGAAGCTTGACGCTAAATAG